Proteins from one Streptomyces genisteinicus genomic window:
- a CDS encoding FAD-dependent oxidoreductase, which translates to MTAPTNRGAGVTLRRTPENPAPRRGRDRRAEILHPPAGRPRFTGDAPRVAVVGGGIAGLAAATGLAERGARVTLYEREPTLGGRLAGWPVDLGDGSRVTMSRGFHAFFRQYYNLRGLLRRADGGLSMLTAVPDYPLQHSAGLRDSFARVPRTPPWSAAGFAALSPTFGWRDLARMDPRAALPLLDVRVPDVHTALDGVSAHDFLTAVRFPEAAHHLAFEVFSRSFFADPRELSAAELVLMFHIYFLGSSEGLLFDVPAEPFPQALWDPLAAYLTGHGVRLRTATPVEEVAPLGSGGHRITADGRTERFDATVLALDTPGLRALVSASPGVADPAWRDGVRRLRTAPPFLVSRLWLDRPVDRGRAGFLGTSGYGSLDNVSVLERWEGEAARWAARTGGSVVELHAYALDPGADRQVEQKRLLEQLHRVYPETADARITDQRHEWRADCPLFPVGTYGDRPGVRTQDPTLVVAGDLVRTDLPVALMERAATSGFLAANVLLQRWGVRGQTLWTVPRRGRSRAMRLLASLA; encoded by the coding sequence ATGACCGCCCCGACCAACCGAGGAGCTGGAGTGACCCTGCGACGGACACCCGAGAACCCTGCACCGCGCCGCGGCAGGGACCGGCGGGCGGAGATCCTGCACCCGCCCGCCGGACGGCCCCGGTTCACGGGGGACGCCCCCCGCGTCGCCGTCGTCGGCGGCGGGATCGCCGGACTCGCGGCCGCCACCGGCCTCGCCGAGCGCGGCGCCCGGGTGACCCTGTACGAGCGCGAACCCACCCTCGGCGGCCGCCTCGCCGGCTGGCCGGTCGACCTGGGCGACGGCTCCCGGGTCACCATGAGCCGCGGCTTCCACGCCTTCTTCCGCCAGTACTACAACCTGCGCGGCCTGCTGCGCAGGGCCGACGGCGGGCTCAGCATGCTCACCGCCGTGCCGGACTACCCCCTCCAGCACAGCGCCGGCCTGCGCGACAGCTTCGCCAGGGTCCCCAGGACGCCCCCGTGGAGCGCGGCCGGCTTCGCCGCCCTCAGCCCCACCTTCGGCTGGCGCGACCTGGCCCGCATGGACCCGCGGGCCGCCCTGCCCCTCCTCGACGTCCGCGTGCCCGACGTCCACACCGCACTCGACGGCGTCAGCGCCCACGACTTCCTGACCGCCGTCCGCTTCCCCGAAGCGGCGCACCACCTCGCCTTCGAGGTCTTCTCCCGCAGCTTCTTCGCGGACCCGCGCGAACTCTCGGCCGCGGAACTGGTGCTCATGTTCCACATCTACTTCCTCGGCTCCAGCGAGGGCCTGCTCTTCGACGTCCCCGCCGAACCCTTCCCCCAGGCGCTGTGGGACCCGCTGGCCGCCTACCTGACGGGCCACGGAGTCCGGCTGCGCACCGCCACGCCGGTCGAGGAGGTCGCACCGCTGGGGTCGGGCGGCCACCGGATCACGGCGGACGGCCGGACCGAGCGCTTCGACGCCACCGTGCTCGCCCTCGACACACCGGGGCTGCGCGCCCTCGTCTCCGCCTCGCCCGGCGTGGCCGACCCGGCGTGGCGGGACGGCGTCCGGCGCCTGCGCACGGCACCGCCGTTCCTGGTCTCCCGGCTCTGGCTCGACCGCCCGGTCGACCGCGGACGGGCGGGCTTCCTCGGCACCAGCGGATACGGCTCGCTCGACAACGTGAGCGTCCTGGAGCGCTGGGAGGGCGAGGCCGCCCGCTGGGCCGCGCGCACCGGCGGATCCGTCGTCGAACTGCACGCCTACGCGCTCGACCCCGGAGCCGACCGGCAGGTCGAGCAGAAGCGGCTGCTCGAACAGCTCCACCGTGTGTACCCCGAGACGGCGGACGCCCGGATCACGGACCAGCGGCACGAGTGGCGCGCGGACTGCCCCCTCTTCCCGGTGGGCACCTACGGCGACCGGCCGGGCGTGCGCACCCAGGACCCCACGCTCGTGGTCGCCGGCGACCTGGTGCGCACGGATCTGCCCGTCGCCCTGATGGAACGGGCGGCCACCAGCGGCTTCCTCGCCGCCAACGTCCTGCTCCAGCGCTGGGGGGTGCGCGGCCAGACCCTCTGGACGGTTCCCCGGCGCGGCAGGTCCCGGGCCATGCGGCTGCTCGCCTCGCTCGCCTGA